Below is a window of Procambarus clarkii isolate CNS0578487 chromosome 19, FALCON_Pclarkii_2.0, whole genome shotgun sequence DNA.
GTCGCCACTACCTAAATATCGGGAAGATAATACAACTCATTAATTACTATATTTCATAGTAGAACAACAAATACATGGATAATGACATCACtagaacttgatacattaatgtgAAAATGTTCAAAGCTAAGAAGTCAACCTTTCCATAAGAGAAAACTTGCAAAGAAAATCTAATGTCATGACTTACCAGCTGATCCGCCATCCATGGTGATTCCTATTGTTCGGCCATGAAAACTAAAACCGTTGTACTGCTTGAGAGCTTGAAGTGCATCTGCTTCTCGGGCAAAGACAATATACGCTGTACCTAATGACTTTCCCAAGTTATCATTGTTAACTGCTGCATTTATAATGGTTCCAAATTCAGCAAACAGCTCCTGAAAAAGATTAAAGATTCTGTATTGGAGAACAAGTACATATTTAAAAACAGGttgagaatagcttgagttacACCACTTTATTGTTGTGCGTTTTGCACGCACTACACTACAATAACTGATCAGAGTTAACTGATGCGCTAGAAATCTTATTACTGCAGAATTCTCTCATAACTTTCTTTCATTCATATTCAATATTCTTTGACTCACATAAATTTCTGCGTCTGTTACTGTATATCGCAGGTTAGATATGAGGACTTTGGCCGATTCACCCAACTTATGATTGCGGAATCCTTCCCTCTTTTGCATGATGTTGCTCCTTCTGCAATTGTCCTGTAaaacgtgatttttttttttaatatataacatggTTTCATCGAGTAAGACTTCTTAATAACTCAATGAAAAATGATTTAGACAAAAATAGGAATCATTCAAGCAGAACTAGTAATATAAAAGTTAACGTTCCTCAAATCCGGAATATTATGCCTCTGGTTCACTAACTCAGATACAGTTAACATATTAAGAATCATAAAAACTCCATCATTAGAAATGATTGAAATAGGTTACTTTACATTTTGTAGTTATTAGTTGAAATTTAATGTTTACTAATTATCTCAGATTAATATAAGGAAAGCGTAACTTACTTTGTCTGTCATATCCTTGCATTGACTTGCCACAACCACAGTGCTCAAAACAGACATCCTCTGAGGATCTTCTGAACGGTCTCGACATGTTCTTGAACCAACCATATTCATTCGAGTCTTAATATAGTCATCCAGGCTCATATCAATATCAGCTGCCATGTTTGGAGGTAGAAATGACAGGATGTATCCTTAACTGAATGGATAACCAACACACTATCTTCTAGCCAGTTTACACACAGTCCGATCGATGTTTTTCTGCCAGATTTTCAGATCTATTTATGTTAAAACACCTCACCTCTACATGTACCTGACGAAAtggaaataaacaaatccacacgggccgtgacgaagattcgaacctgcgtccgggagcatcccagacactgccttaatcgactgatgtatcacgttagtgtaaTTTCTGTGTGAAATGGAAATATTTATGAAATCATCATCGGTTGCAGTCAATTGAATTGGTTTACcttttcaccatagcccgtgctacatagaaaTTTTAGTTACTAAATTAGAAAAAAGTTCCTTTTAGAGTAGatcaatctaaaacaacaataacaacttgcAATGAAGAAAATCGATAataagaacaaaagaacaaaggtaacggcagaaggcctattggcccatacgatacaGCTCTTATTtaacccaatcccattcatatacatgtccaacccacgcttgaaaaaaTCGAGGGGctccatctccaccacgttatgcggtaattgagtccacaaatcaacaaccctgttaccgaatcagtatttacgaataagtctttcctaaatctaataaGTCCGAATAAGTCGAATAAGTCCGaataagtctttcctaaatctaaacttatccaatttatacccattgtttcgtgttctgtcttgtgttgatacttttaatagactattattatcccccttgttatgttcatttatccacttgtaaacctcaatcatgtcacccttaactcttcgcctttccagtgaatgcaatttaggctttggtaatctttcttcatatgaaagatttctaatttggggaattaactttgtcatcctacgctggacatgttcaagtgaatttatattcattctatagtaaggcgaccaaaactgaacataagaacataggaaaaaaggtaattgcagaaggcctattggcccatacgagaccacctatctataaccatccaatcccactcTTATACATCACCAACCCCACGCTTGAtataatcgagggaccccacctccaccacgttatgtggtaattggttccacaaatcaacaaccctgttaccgaaccagtatttacccaaatctttctCATATTGTGTTGATAAGTCTTTCCgtagtaacattattatagcaataatggaagaattgatgaatctagttggaactctgagagcTGAGATGGATTCCCTACTTGAGGTGGTAAGACagctgaaacataagaacataagaacaaaggcaactgcagaaggcctattggcccatacgaggcagctcctatttataaccacccaatcccactcatatacttgtccaacccgcgcttgaaacaatcgagggaccccacctccagacagttatgcggtaattggtcccacaaatcaacaaccctgttactgaaccagtatttactcaagtctttcctaaatctaaacttatccaatttatacccattgtttcgtgttctg
It encodes the following:
- the LOC138366475 gene encoding aly/REF export factor 2-like; translated protein: MAADIDMSLDDYIKTRMNMVGSRTCRDRSEDPQRMSVLSTVVVASQCKDMTDKDNCRRSNIMQKREGFRNHKLGESAKVLISNLRYTVTDAEIYELFAEFGTIINAAVNNDNLGKSLGTAYIVFAREADALQALKQYNGFSFHGRTIGITMDGGSAGSGDIKDRLDYNRVYRRGYRGKDRTGYRLGDRTNKRSAYKGRKFINYSNRDVERGGNGRGERDVSSDERFGYIDSNHERWFGRRDTRNKVYNGNDPDIECDAW